The window CCCACACCCTGCATACCGGTCTGACCGCCGAGGGCTACAGCGTCGACCTCGCCCATGACGGCCGGCAGGGACTGTGGATGGCCCGGACCGGCGAATACGCCCTTGTCGTACTGGACTTGATGCTGCCCGGACTCAACGGCTACAAGGTCTGCGCCCAGCTGCGCCGGGAGGGCAACGCGACCCCCATCCTGGTCCTCACCGCCAAGGACGGGGAGTGGGACCAGGCAGAGGCACTGGACACGGGGGCCGACGACTACCTGGCCAAACCCTTCTCCTACATGGTGCTCGTCGCACGGCTGCGGGCCCTGGTCAGACGAGCCGCCACGGTCGCACCGCCCGTCCTTGCCGTGGGCGACCTCTCGTTGGATGTCGCCGGCCGGGTCTGCCGCCGGGCCGGGGCCCGGGTGGAACTCACGCCCAGGGAGTTCGCGGTGCTG of the Streptomyces aurantiacus genome contains:
- a CDS encoding response regulator transcription factor; the protein is MRILVVEDEVDLAHTLHTGLTAEGYSVDLAHDGRQGLWMARTGEYALVVLDLMLPGLNGYKVCAQLRREGNATPILVLTAKDGEWDQAEALDTGADDYLAKPFSYMVLVARLRALVRRAATVAPPVLAVGDLSLDVAGRVCRRAGARVELTPREFAVLELLARRAGQAVSKADLLYHAWPDEALDPNLVEARVSALRKKVDSAFGRLSLQTVRGTGYRLVDDRERD